Proteins encoded within one genomic window of Entelurus aequoreus isolate RoL-2023_Sb linkage group LG26, RoL_Eaeq_v1.1, whole genome shotgun sequence:
- the rpl29 gene encoding 60S ribosomal protein L29, with protein sequence MAKSKNHTTHNQSRKAHRNGIKKPRSHRYESLKGMDPKFLRNMRFAKKHNKKGMRAQRKAAAVAAAAAAAAAPAVAP encoded by the exons ATGGCAAAGTCGAAGAATCACACAACTCACAACCAAT cCCGTAAAGCCCACAGAAATGGCATCAAGAAGCCCAGATCTCACCGTTATGAGTCATTGAAGGGG ATGGACCCCAAGTTCCTGAGGAACATGCGCTTTGCCAAGAAACACAACAAGAAAGGCATGAGGGCACAAAGGAAGGCAGCGGCAGTGGCagcggcagcagcagcagctgcagCGCCTGCAGTCGCACCATAG